The sequence below is a genomic window from Clostridium sp. BJN0001.
AAATATTTTGATGAAATTAAAGATTCTAAAGGATATTTTTATGAAGACTTTACAAATGTTATAAAGGATACACAAACTATATTCAATCAAGTAGAATTCTTTGTTTACTGTTTCATAATAATAGTTACAATTATATCAATTATTAATATTTTTAATACGATCTCTACAGGTATAATAACAAGGAAAAGAGAGTTCTCAGTCTTAAAGGCTGTTGGAATGACAGAAAAACAGCTTAGAAAATCAATTATGTTTGAAGGAAATTTTTATGGAGTTATTTCAGCAATACTTGGTGGAATATCTTCAGCATTACTCTTATTGTTACTTATAAACCTTGGAGGAGGAATTGCGGCAATTAATTATCATTTTAACTTTATAGCTTTTACTATTTCAATTGTATCTGCAGTAGTTATAACATATATATCAACAGCTATTTCACTTAGAAAACTTAAAAAAATAACAATTGTTCAAGGAATAAGAGATGAAAATTAAGGAAACATAGAATTTATTCTATAATGTATGATAATATGGTTATATTACAATTTATCATTGGAGGAATAAAAATATGGATGTACTACTTGTTGAAGATGATGCTGCACTTTCTATGGGCATTGAGTATTCTTTAAAAAGTGAAGGTTTTAATGTGTATAAAGCTTCTTCTGTAAAATCTGCAGAGAAGCTTTATGCAGAAAGAAAATATAATATAATACTTTTAGATGTAATGCTTCAAGATGGAAATGGATATGATATATGCAAAAAAATAAGAAAGAAAGATGATACACCTATAATATTTTTAACAGCATGTGATGAAGAATTTAATGTAGTTATGGGACTTGATATGGGAGCTGATGATTATCTTACAAAACCTATAAGGATAAAAGAGCTAATTGCAAGGATTAATGCTGTTATAAGAAGAAAAGGTAAAAGTAATGAAATGGATTCTAAAAAAATTGAATCAAGAGATTTTACTATATATCCAATGAAATTTGAAGTCTATAAAAATAGCCAAAAAATAGAACTTACATCAATTGAATATAAGCTTTTAATGCTTCTTATAAAAAATCAGTCAATAGTTCTTACGAGAGATAAAATACTTGAAAAATTGTGGGATTATGAAGAAAATTTTATAGAGACAAATACGTTAAATGTTTATATAAGAAGACTTAGAATAAAACTTAAGGAAAACCCAGATAATAGATATATAGAGACTGTACGTGGGATAGGATATAAATGGATTGGTGATGATAAATGACATATATTTTTCAAACATTAAAAAATAATGAAATGAAAAGACTTACTAAAAAATATATTATAATATCTATTATTGGAATTTCAATAATTATATTATTTTCATCAGTAATATCAAAGGAATTTTCAAAGATATTAATAAAACAGAATACAATTATTTTTTCTGAAATTATAGATGAAAATATAGATTATAAGAAAATAGTTGAAAATTTTATAAATAACAATGATATAGATGAGGATAATATACAAAAGAGTAAGGATATACTTAAATCGTATGGATATGATTTAAACATTTCAAATGCAGCAGATCCTTTAAAATTTCAAATACAGAAAATGGTTTTAATCTTATTTATTCCAGTATTTCTTTTTATTATTTTGATACTTTATATTATAAATATGTATGAGTTTGTAAAAATTTATAAGAATATAAATAAGGTTTCTGAAAGCATTTCACAAATAGCAAATGGAAAGATAGTGAAACTTCAAAATGAATACGATGAAGGTGACATATCGTTTCTTTTATCATCTGTAAATCTTGTAGCAGATAGAGTAAATAATTCAATATCAAGTTTAAAAAATGAAAAAATTAATTTGAAAGATTTTCTAGCAGATATATCTCATCAGCTTAAAACACCTCTATCTGCACTTATAATGTTTATAGATATTTTAAGAAATAATAAAAATATAGAAGAAGAAGATAGAAAAAAATTTCTATCTGAATGTGATGAGCAGTTAAATAGAATGCAGTGGCTTATAATGAATCTTTTAAAAGTTGGAAGGCTTGAAGCTAATGCTATACAGTTTAATATAGAGAAGGAGCAATTAAAAGAGACTATAGATATTTCTGTAGCAGCACTTAAAAATATGGCTGATAGTAAAAATATAAAAATAGATGTAAAATGTGATGAAAATTGTCTTTTATATCATGATAAAGGATGGCTTGCAGAGGCTATATCAAATCTTATAAAAAATGCAATAGAACATACAAAAGAAGGCGGCAAAGTTGAAATAATTGTTTCAAAAGGCCCAATTTTTGTAAAGATATTTATAAAAGATAATGGAAAAGGAATGAGCATAGACACACAAAAAAACATATTTAAAAGATTTTATAAAGGTGAAGATAGTACAAATCCTACTAGTATAGGAATAGGACTTTCACTATCTAAAAGTATTATTGAAAAATTAAATGGTAGAATATCTGTAAGAAGTGAAATAGGAAAAGGAACAACATTTATAATTATTTTTCAATTATAATAATAAAAAAAGGAGATGTTACACTAAGCATTTATTTAGTGTAACGTCTCTTTTTTAATTAATTAGCTATATAATCCATTTGCACTCATATAATTGTAAATTTGTTCACCATGTTCCTGCTCTTCTTTTTGAATGTGGTTAAGTACCTGTCTTGCGTTAGGATCTCTAAATTCAAAGATCGCTGTATTGTATGTTGAAGAAACGTACTTTTCAGTTGAAAGAGCATCATTACATAAAGTTTTGTCAATATCTTGTGAAGAAGCAGTATTTCCTGAAGAATATGCATTTGAACTTGAGCTTTGAGATTGCATACTCTGCATAGAATTTGCTTGAGATTGAGCTTGGTTAGTCTGGCTAGCTTGTTGATTACTTTGATTAGCCTGACTTTGCATAGAACTGCTAGAATTTTGGCTTGAAGATCCAGATGATACACTTGGAACAGTTCCACTTAACATTTGATTTATTGTGTTTAAGTGATTTTCTTCATTACTCTTAAGAGTTGTAAATAAACTTTTTAATTTGGGATCACAAGCTTTTTGAGAATATGAGTCGTATTTTTTTACACATAATTCTTCATGCTTTTTTTCATCTTGTAAAAACATAGATTCTTTTTGATTTAAATTTAACATAAATATCACCTCAAAAATAGGATGTGCAAATAATAAAATTTTATTCTAAAAAGTTGTACTTAAACATATAATCTATATGAATGAATAGAGATAGTGATATGTATAAGTAGAGTATTTCTCTTTATAACTGTTTTTATAAAGGAAATGAGTTTATTTTAGCTATATTATAAACTATAGCGGAATCTTTTAGATAAAGGGGGAAATAAAATGAAATTTGGAATAGATTTAGGGCATGGAGTTGATGGGGACAGAGGTGCTGTAGGTAGAATTCCAGAGGAAAATATAATAGATGAAATAGGAAAAATTTTAATAAAGAATTTAAAGCAGGCAGGACATACTGTGGTAGAGCTTCGACCGGATCGCGCAAAGAATGTTCCAGATAGTCTTATGATGAGATATAATAAAGCCAATTACTATAATGTTGATATGTGTATTTCAATTCATGCAAATATTGGAGGAGGACGTGGAACTGAAATATATACTTACAACGGAAATGAATTTTTAGAAGCCAAAAATGTATTAGATAATTTAATTTCATTAGGTTTTAAAAATAGGGGTATAAAGGATGGTTCACATCTTGCTATGATTAGGAGAACAAAGTCAAAATCAATGCTTATAGAAATATGTTTTCTAGATAGCGATGATGTTGATATTTATAAAAATGCAGGATCTAAAAAAATATCAGATGCAATACTAAATGGAATTACAAATTCGAAAGCAGAAAAGAAACGCTGTTTTGTTGTAACAAATTATTTAAAATCTTCC
It includes:
- a CDS encoding spore coat protein; the encoded protein is MLNLNQKESMFLQDEKKHEELCVKKYDSYSQKACDPKLKSLFTTLKSNEENHLNTINQMLSGTVPSVSSGSSSQNSSSSMQSQANQSNQQASQTNQAQSQANSMQSMQSQSSSSNAYSSGNTASSQDIDKTLCNDALSTEKYVSSTYNTAIFEFRDPNARQVLNHIQKEEQEHGEQIYNYMSANGLYS
- a CDS encoding HAMP domain-containing sensor histidine kinase — encoded protein: MTYIFQTLKNNEMKRLTKKYIIISIIGISIIILFSSVISKEFSKILIKQNTIIFSEIIDENIDYKKIVENFINNNDIDEDNIQKSKDILKSYGYDLNISNAADPLKFQIQKMVLILFIPVFLFIILILYIINMYEFVKIYKNINKVSESISQIANGKIVKLQNEYDEGDISFLLSSVNLVADRVNNSISSLKNEKINLKDFLADISHQLKTPLSALIMFIDILRNNKNIEEEDRKKFLSECDEQLNRMQWLIMNLLKVGRLEANAIQFNIEKEQLKETIDISVAALKNMADSKNIKIDVKCDENCLLYHDKGWLAEAISNLIKNAIEHTKEGGKVEIIVSKGPIFVKIFIKDNGKGMSIDTQKNIFKRFYKGEDSTNPTSIGIGLSLSKSIIEKLNGRISVRSEIGKGTTFIIIFQL
- a CDS encoding response regulator transcription factor, whose product is MDVLLVEDDAALSMGIEYSLKSEGFNVYKASSVKSAEKLYAERKYNIILLDVMLQDGNGYDICKKIRKKDDTPIIFLTACDEEFNVVMGLDMGADDYLTKPIRIKELIARINAVIRRKGKSNEMDSKKIESRDFTIYPMKFEVYKNSQKIELTSIEYKLLMLLIKNQSIVLTRDKILEKLWDYEENFIETNTLNVYIRRLRIKLKENPDNRYIETVRGIGYKWIGDDK
- a CDS encoding N-acetylmuramoyl-L-alanine amidase; this encodes MKFGIDLGHGVDGDRGAVGRIPEENIIDEIGKILIKNLKQAGHTVVELRPDRAKNVPDSLMMRYNKANYYNVDMCISIHANIGGGRGTEIYTYNGNEFLEAKNVLDNLISLGFKNRGIKDGSHLAMIRRTKSKSMLIEICFLDSDDVDIYKNAGSKKISDAILNGITNSKAEKKRCFVVTNYLKSSYEGYDGVEINKVMNYFKNIRCYLRFNQKGIWIETQYLKEDECEKLKEKLGNLFYEIKYE